From a region of the Ammospiza nelsoni isolate bAmmNel1 chromosome 26, bAmmNel1.pri, whole genome shotgun sequence genome:
- the LOC132084064 gene encoding LOW QUALITY PROTEIN: immunoglobulin iota chain-like (The sequence of the model RefSeq protein was modified relative to this genomic sequence to represent the inferred CDS: deleted 1 base in 1 codon) codes for MRRARAAALPALVAVLIVAAVRAQVHQEPFLDTTEGTGINITCSHPKIQPRDWIQWYSLLPGQGPELLALTLKDTKELPGSAGQLSVSADRRSSWLWLAEPRRGDAAVYYCALGARAEEPGLRPGTNRRGREPNTGTGTGTGTDTGNGHRYRSPNGTGTDTTIDTGTVIDPSGATELPIAAAELRTPLRAEQEQPLPITDAPGARNALNANG; via the exons aTGCGGCGGGCTCGggccgcggcgctgccggcgctggtTGCGGTGCTGATCG tggctgcagtcAGAGCCCAGGTACATCAGGAGCCCTTCCTGGACACCACCGAGGGCACCGGCATCAACATCACCTGCTCacatcccaaaatccagccCCGTGATTGGATCCAGTGGTACAGTTTGCTCCCAGGCCAAGGACCTGAACTCCTCGCACTCACTCTGAAAGATACCAAAGAGCTGCCGGGCAGTGCAGGACAGCTGTCGGTGTCGGCAGATCGGCGTTCGAGCTGGCTGTGGCTCGCTGAGCCCCGGCGCGGGGACGCGGCCGTGTATTACTGCGCGCTGGGGGCC CGGGCggaggagccggggctgcggccgggCACGAACCgccgcgggcggg AACCGAACACAGGCACCGGCACTGGGACCGGCACAGACACCGGCAATGGACATCGGTACCGATCCCCCAATGGGACCGGGACCGACACCACCATCGACACCGGCACCGTCATTGACCCGAGcggggcca cagagctgcccattGCAGCTGCGGAGCTGAGGACTCCACTGCGAGctgagcaggaacagccccttCCCATCACTGATGCCCCAGGGGCACGGAATGCTCTCAATGCCAATGGCTGA